The Anguilla rostrata isolate EN2019 chromosome 18, ASM1855537v3, whole genome shotgun sequence genome has a window encoding:
- the pwwp2b gene encoding PWWP domain-containing protein 2B codes for MALAAGIEQRQPGHLIQENMEAAAEELRAGSRIPVIIDQIVNDTLVVTLSYRERSYTGILLDSNKKTGLFCLPDVVTKQEESPALRPCTDVPPLQPCAEPSSQTEPRPRDENALPEKTPAFAPAPAPAPAPTPTPAPAPAPIPAPVPTPVPAGQAPYPPYFEGAPFPQPLWVRHSYGQWVPQPPPRPIKRKKRRSREPGRMTMSTIRLRPRQVLCEKCKNTLNSDEDSKDGSGGAKAAKKEDGDGKEGKRRDEPGVYDAKRCKRDKFPGEVVPHSPVIKISYSTPQGKGEVMKIPSRVHGSVKPFCPKQQAQDALGEAPQEEPTPAPDAPALCPAVSIPKLKLPRPPQPAQDIPSPKIRLKPRGAGEDSLSVYEAELVGGARRRSPRGPGPQLPGHSEDSAEKSSLEQSSGSSGEEGDRHGDLTLLINFRKRKADSSSLSVCSSDSLDESKSFSSDGTSPELCDLAPGDDLSVSSSSSSSRDAGKTVPPLTVRLHTRSMTKCVTEEGHAVAVGDVVWGKIHGFPWWPARVLSLACRKGEPRGAEAWPEATVSWFGSPTTSQLSVSKLSPFRDFFRSRFNRKKKGMYRRAIVEAAKAVGHMSPEITTLLSHCET; via the exons ATGGCTCTCGCGGCCGGGATCGAGCAGCGCCAACCGGGACACCTCATCCAGGAAAATATGGAGGCTGCGGCGGAGGAGCTGCGGGCCGGCTCCAGGATCCCGGTGATCATCGATCAAATAGTTAACGACACGCTAGTGGTGACCCTCAGCTACCGAGAAAGGAGCTACACGGGAATATTGCTCGATTCCAACAAAAA GACAGGGCTGTTTTGCCTGCCAGATGTGGTGACAAAGCAAGAGGAGTCCCCAGCACTGAGGCCCTGCACTGACGTTCCACCCCTCCAGCCCTGCGCCGAGCCTTCCAGTCAGACAGAGCCCAGACCGAGGGACGAAAATGCCCTTCCAGAGAAGACTCCGGCTtttgcccctgcccctgcccctgcccctgcccccacccccacacccgcACCTGCACCCGCACCCATACCCGCACCTGTACCCACCCCAGTGCCTGCTGGGCAAGCTCCTTACCCCCCGTATTTTGAAGgagcccccttcccccagcccCTGTGGGTACGGCACAGCTACGGCCAGTGGGTGCCGCAGCCCCCTCCCCGGCCAATCAAACGCAAGAAGAGGCGGAGCCGGGAGCCCGGCCGCATGACCATGAGCACcatcaggctccgcccccggcagGTACTGTGCGAGAAGTGCAAGAACACCCTGAACAGCGACGAGGACAGCAAGGACGGGTCAGGCGGGGCCAAGGCCGCCAAGAAGGAGGACGGCGACGGCAAGGAGGGCAAGAGGCGGGACGAGCCCGGGGTGTACGACGCCAAGAGGTGCAAAAGGGACAAGTTCCCGGGGGAGGTGGTCCCCCACAGCCCTGTCATCAAGATCTCCTACAGCACACCGCAGGGCAAGGGGGAGGTGATGAAGATCCCCTCCCGGGTGCACGGCTCTGTCAAACCCTTCTGCCCCAAACAGCAGGCCCAGGACGCGCTGGGGGAGGCCCCGCAGGAGGAGCCGACGCCCGCCCCGGACGCTCCCGCGCTCTGCCCCGCCGTCTCCATCCCCAAACTCAAGCTGCCGAGGCCCCCGCAGCCCGCCCAGGACATCCCGTCCCCGAAAATCCGACTGAAGCCGCGGGGGGCCGGGGAGGACAGCCTGTCGGTGTACGAGGCGgagctggtgggcggggccaggaggcGGAGCCCCCGGGGGCCGGGCCCGCAGCTGCCGGGCCACTCGGAGGACTCGGCGGAGAAGAGCTCCCTGGAGCAGTCGTCCGGGAGCTCCGGGGAGGAGGGCGATCGCCACGGCGACCTCACCCTCCTCATCAACTTCCGCAAGCGCAAGGCGGACTCGTCCAGCCTGTCGGTGTGCAGCAGCGACAGCCTGGACGAGTCCAAGTCCTTCAGCTCGGACGGCACCTCGCCCGAGCTCTGCGACCTGGCGCCCGGCGACGACCTGTccgtgtcctcctcctcctcttcctcgcggGACGCGGGCAAGACGGTGCCGCCCCTGACCGTGCGCCTGCACACGCGCAGCATGACCAAGTGCGTGACGGAGGAGGGCCACGCGGTCGCCGTGGGCGACGTGGTGTGGGGGAAGATCCACGGCTTCCCGTGGTGGCCGGCGCGGGTCCTCAGCCTGGCCTGCCGGAAGGGCGAGCCGCGGGGGGCCGAGGCCTGGCCCGAGGCCACCGTGTCCTGGTTCGGCTCGCCCACCACCTCCCAGCTCTCCGTCTCCAAACTCTCGCCCTTCCGGGACTTTTTCCGCTCGCGCTTCAACCGCAAGAAGAAAGGGATGTACCGCCGGGCCATCGTGGAGGCCGCCAAGGCGGTGGGGCACATGAGCCCCGAGATCACCACGCTCCTCTCTCACTGCGAGACGTAG